The nucleotide window TGAACACCTCCTGTAAGATATTATATCAAGCAGCCTTTTTTACAGACATGCCCTTAGACTACCACAGAGGTTCTGAAGGGGACAAGACACGAATGGACAAAGCTTCATTACAGTAAAGGCCGTATCCCTGTTCTTATGGGATACGGCCTTTTTTAGATATTCGCTAAAAGCTCTTACGTGCCTTCCTGCCAGCTTGCGAGGCATTTCTTCTGCGCAGGAGTAGGAACATCGATCGTGATGCTGATAACTACCGGCTAATAGCGGTAGTGCTCGGTCTTGTACGGTCCGTTCAGCGGCACGCCGATATAGGCGGCCTGTGCATCGGTGAGCGTCGTCAGCTGAGCGTTAAGCTTCTTCAACTGCAAACGTGCCACCTTTTCGTCGAGGTGCTTGGGCAGCGTATGAACGCCGACCGGATATTTATTGGAGCCCTTCTGCGATTCTGTCCATAGCTCGATCTGCGCGATGGTCTGGTTGGCGAAGGAGGACGACATCACGTAGGATGGATGACCCGTGGCGCAGCCGAGGTTCACCAGGCGGCCTTTGGCCAGCAGTATAATGCGGTTGCCGCTCGGCAGAATGATGTGATCGACCTGCGGCTTAATCTCCTCCCACGGGTATTTCTCCAGGGAGGCTACGTTGATCTCGGAGTCGAAGTGGCCGATGTTGCAGACGATCGCCTGATCCTTCATCTTCACCAGGTGCTGGTGGTCGATGACATGAAAGTTCCCGGTTGCGGTGACGAAGATGTCAGCCTTGTCGCACGCGTAGTCCATGGTCACTACGCGATAGCCTTCCATCGCGGCCTGTAGCGCGCAGATCGGATCGATCTCGGTGACCCAGACCTGGGCCGAGAGCGCCCGCAGCGCCTGGGTCGAACCCTTGCCCACGTCGCCATAGCCACAGACCACCGCGATCTTGCCAGCCACCATCACGTCGGTGGCGCGCTTGATGCCATCCACGAGCGACTCGCGGCAGCCGTAGAGGTTGTCGAACTTGGACTTGGTGACCGAGTCGTTGACGTTGATCGCAGGGATCTTGAGCTCGCCCTTCTCGTGCATCTGGTAGAGGCGATGCACGCCCGTGGTGGTCTCTTCCGTGACGCCCTTGATCTGCGCCAGACGCGTCGAATACCACTTCGGATCCTGCTTGAGCTTCTCCTTGATGCTGGCGAACAGAACCGTGGCTTCCTCGCTGTCCGGTTTGTCGAGCACCTTGATGTCCTTCTCGGCGCGGGCGCCGAGGTGCAAGAGCAGTGTTGCGTCGCCCCCGTCGTCCAGAATCATGTTCGAGTACCCGCCATCGGGCCATTCGAAGATGCGGTGTGTGTAGTCCCAGTATTCAGGCAGTGATTCACCCTTGACAGCGAACACTGGTGTGCCTCCTGCGGCGATGGCCGCGGCAGCGTGGTCCTGCGTCGAAAAAATGTTGCATGAGGCCCAGCGCACCTGCGCGCCGAGCGCGGTCAGTGTCTCGATCAGCACAGCGGTCTGGATCGTCATGTGCAGCGAGCCGGTAATGCGCGCGCCTTTCAGGGGCTGGCTCTTGGCGTATTCCTCACGGATGGCCATGAGACCGGGCATCTCGGTCTCAGCGATCTTGATCTCTTTTCGGCCCCAATCAGCCAGTTTGATGTCTGCGATAACGTAGTCTGTTGCTGCCATTGCCGTAGTCATGGTATTCCTCCCATTCGGTTTTTTGAATGGGCGCCGTTTCTGTTAAACCACTCCTTCGAGCCTGACAGACGCACCTTCCGGTGACTGCTGCAGCGCCCCTCGACGGAGTCACACAATATTGAGGGCAGCCCCGCAGGGCTGCCCTATAATTTCAGACAGCAATGCATCTCGGATTTCGGTTTTCATTTCGCGTACCGAAATCCGCATTCCGCATTACTATAGTCCTGCTTCTTTCTTCAGTGTCTCTGCCTTGTCTGTATTCTCCCAGGTGAAATCAGGATCGGTCTTGCCAAAGTGGCCGTACGCTGCGGTCTTCTTGTAGATCGGCCTTCTCAACTGCAGATGATCGATAATTCCCTTTGGCGTAAGATTGAAATTATTCCTGATCAGTTCTGCGATCTTCTCTTCTTCGATCTTGCCCGTCTCATGCGTATCAACAAGGATCGAGACCGGCTCAGGCACGCCGATAGCATAGGCAAGCTGCACCTCTACCCGGTCTGCAATGCCGGCGGCAACAATATTCTTTGCAATGTACCGGGAGATATATGCGCCTGAACGATCTACCTTCGTCGGATCCTTGCCAGAGAATGCGCCGCCGCCATGGCTTCCCACGCCCCCGTAGCTGTCAACAATGATCTTCCTGCCTGTGAGGCCGGTATCGCCCATCGGGCCGCCCACAACAAAACGGCCGGTCGGGTTGATATAGTATTTCACCGTCTCTTCATCAAGCAGCTCATGCGGCACAACAGTCTTGATCACCTTTTCGATGATGTCCTCACGCATCTCTTTCATATGCACATCAGGACTGTGCTGTGATGAAACCACGATAGTGTCAATGCGGAATGGTTTGCCGTCCCTATACTCGATGGTAACCTGTGACTTGCCGTCAGGCCTGAGATATCCGAGGAGATCCTGCTTCCTCACTTCAGACAGTTTCATCGCGATCTTGTGTGCAAGCATGATCGGCATGGGCATCAGCTCAGGTGTCTCGTTGCAGGCAAAACCGAACATAAGTCCCTGGTCTCCTGCTCCTCCGGTATCAACACCCATCGCAATGTCGCCTGACTGCTGATCAATGGAAGTAATGACCGAACAGGTTTCGTAGTCAAAACCGTATTTGGCGCGTGTATAACCGATATTTTTTATCGTCTCCCGGACGATATCCGGGATATGGACATAGCAGGATGTCGATATTTCGCCGGCAACAAAGGCAAGGCCGGTCGTTACCAGAGTCTCGCATGCAACCCTGGCTACCGGGTCCTGCGCGATGATCGCATCAAGGACAGAATCCGATATCTGATCAGCTATCTTGTCCGGATGGCCTTCAGTTACGGATTCTGATGTAAAGAAATAGTTTTTCTTTGGCATAAAAGCGCTCCTTTCCCAAGCTGTAATTGCATATTTTAATCTTTTTGTAAGGAAATTACAAAGAAGAATGCGCCCCAAATTACATTTTTCAGAAAATTAACATTACATTAGTGATATAGAAACTTCCGGGGACATAACAGGACAGAAGACGCTGCGAAAAAACAGAAACGATCCTGAAAATTGTTACGGCATGAACTCCTGCAGAGCATCGGCAAATTTCTTCGGCATGAAGCCAAAATGCCGCTCCACGGCATCGAGGTCGCAGATATTGTCCTGTTCGAGGAGGCGCAGCTGATCAGAGGTGACCGGCGGCGAAGGTAAAAAGCGCTCAAGGATGGAGGTGCTGAGCTTCATGAACCCCATCGGAATACTGAACGTCGGCCTCCTGTGGCCCATGGCCTTTGAGAGGTTCTCAACAATCTCGCGGTACGCAAGATGCTCAGGTCCGCCGATATCAAAGGTCCCGGAATACCTGGCGGGGTCATCAATGACCCTGCCGATACAGGTGAGCCAGTCTTTTATATAGATCGGCTGAAATTTCGCCTTGCCTTCACCGGGCAGCGGGACCACAGGGGAAAATTTCAGCATGTCCATGATCTTCTTCGTGAATCCGTCCCAGGGGCCGATGATCAGGGAGGGCCTGAATATGGTATACGCTATGCCGCTCTGTTTGACGATCTCTTCAGCCTCTGCCTTTGTCTTCAGATACCCTGACCATGAAGATATGTCCGACCCCAATGCAGACTGATAAAAGAAATGCTTCACCCCTGCTCGTTGCGCCTCCTTCACGAGATTCTTTGTGCCCTCGACATGGATGGACTGGAACGTGGCATCACCCCTTTCCTCTATGATGCCGACGAGGTGGATGACAATATCGTCAGAACGAAGAACTCCCTGCAGAGAGACGGCCTGCGTGATATCGCCGGGAATAACCTCAGCTCCTTTTTCTGCAAGAGCTGTTAGAGCTCTTTTTGAGCGGGCAAGGCACTTCAGCTTATGGCCTTTCGCAAGGAGAAAATCTGAGAGATGGCCGCCGGCAAACCCTGATGCGCCGGCTATGAAGATCATTGCAGGTGGGCGAGTTCTCTGAACTTTTGAAAAGAAGCTGACTCTATTGCTCTATGGGTGCTATTGCCCAGACTGTCCATGGTAACGATCGCCGGGAAATCCTTCACCTCAAATATCCACATCGCCTCAGTTGTGCCGAACTCTTCAAGCTTCCATGAGCCGATGGTCCTCACGATCCTGTCTGCCAGATACGCTGCTGCGCCGCCAATGGTCTGGAGGTACACGCACCCTGCTTCCTGAAGCGCTTTGAGCGTCTTCTCTCCCATACCGCCCTTGCCCATGACGCCGCGCAACCCGTATTGCCTGATCACATCTGCCTCATACATCTCGACCCGCATGCTGGTCGTCGGGCCTGCAGCAATGACCTGATACCCGCTCTCTGTCTTTTTCATCACCGGTCCGCAGTGATAAAGGACAGTGCCTGCAAGATCAAAAGGCAGGTCTTCTTTTTTCGGCTTATTTTCAACAAGATATTTATGCACCCGGTCCCGGCCGGTCACGAGCTTCCCATTAAGCAAAACCATATCACCGGCCTTAAGACCTGCAACGTCGGCTGCGGATAACGGAAGATCCAATCTTTTCCCCTCTACCATATCAGCCGGCCCCTTCTCATCGCCCAGCAGCCCAAAGAGACATCGACAAAATAGGAAGCAGGATGGCGATGGTTAACACCCACCTTGACGCCAAGCGCTGTGGTTCGTCCTCCGAGTCCCATGGTGCCGATGCCAAGCTGATTTATTTCCGTAAGAAGCTGCTTCTCGAGACTGGCAAGTTCATCTATCCTGTTCAGATCATTCAATTTTCTCATGAGCTGCTCTTTGGCGAGTCTTGCAACCTGGTCCTTGGCAGCGCCTATGCCGACACCTACGATATAAGGTGGGCATCCCCTGCCCTGAGCCTTCTGGATCGCATCAAGCACGCACTTTCTAACGCCTTCGAGGCTGCGCTGCGCGCCCAGCTCTTCGAGGGGCAGTTTGTATGTCTGGCCTGCATTTTCACAACCGCCGCCCTTGAGCATTAGGTCGATGATCAGAGAACCGCTCGGCGTTTCTTCAAAATAGATGATCGGAAACCCCTCGCCGGTATTATCCCCTGAGTTCTTATCCGTAATGATATCAACAGCATTGGGCCGCAAAGGGATCCTCTGAGTTGCTTCACGAGTTGCCTCAAGAATGGTCTGTTTTAGTTCATTCTGACTCAGCCCAAAGGGAACCTTAACGTAAAAGACCGGTACTCCCGTGTCCTGGCAGATAGGCCGTGAGGTCTCCCGGGCCCGTTTTATGTTCTCAAGAATGACCGAGAGCGATGAAGCAGCAGTAGAACCTTCCGATTCCCGGGGCAATGCTGATTTTATAGCCTCCTCGATATCAGGAGGCAGCGATGTAGCAACTTTTTTGTACAGCTCTACAATGCCGTCGAGGAGTTTGAGCACCTGTTGCTGCCTTTCTTTTCCTGAAATTTCTTCGCAAATTACAGTTGTTATCATACCAAATTAGGCGCAATATGTATGCATTCCGCAAATCTCGGTAGTGGGTCAGTTTGATTTTTCTGCATTGATTTTTCTGCATCTTGACCGCTCAAGGAAGCCATGTTAGACTATTTGCATGGAAAAGAAAAAGAAGAAAGTACCCACGGATATTAACCAGATCGCCTCTTATATCTGCGATGTCACAACGAATGAGAGCAAGCCCACTGACGTTATCGAATGCAAACCCGAAAAGAACCCTGCTGCCGTTGCCCTTGGTCGCCTTGGAGGGCTCAAGGGTGGAAAGGCAAGGGCAGAGAGCCTAACTGCCAAGAAGCGCAAAGAAATAGCTAAGAAGGCTGCTCAGGCTCGTTGGAAGAAGTAGCCCCGCTAAAATCAAACTTTGGTTGGTCTCCAAAGACATTATTCACGTGTGTTTCGTATTCATATTCGTCTTTTGATATTTGAGCAATACCAAGCAACTGTCCTAGATGCGTGCGAAGTGCTTTAACTCCTATTTCTGCTAAGAATTGATGCAGTCTTTTCCATCGCTCTCCACTTGCCGCCCTTTGAGCAACTGTCAATTCATGTATTTTGCCATTGCTTTTCGCTAGTGGAACATAAACCTGATTGACTGTTAGGTGTTTAAATTTCCATGGATGATTTCTTTCAGGTTTTGGCAGTCTATACAGTCGATACCATTGTTCGTAAAGCTGATCCGGAAATTCTTTTTCGTATTCTCTGGCTTCTTCTCTTACATATAACTTGAATGCTGTAATTACTTCTTCTCTGGTAGCATCGTAACCCGAAAGGGCATATACAAGCCCCCTAATTCCAGCCTTTGCAGATGCATTTAGAATAATATGGGCCTGTTTAGCTATTGGTCGTTGCCGTGGTGTAAGACTTCCCTCTGCCTCAGCCGCTACAATTGCCTTGCAAACATCAATGAGCAAGGTAACATCAAAGCCATGAAGGGTTTTGCTTGATGGATCTCCTGAGACCGTATCAAGTCCTTGGAAAACAATAGGATTTTGAAGTTTTGCCATAAGTTCGAGACCAATGTAAGGAGCGATATTCTTACCGCTAATAAATCTTGGGAATCTACCACCACCCTGAGAACTAAATCCAAGTGCTGCGCCCATACCTCGTTGATGGATCACCGCCGTCTTCTGTCCATCATCTAAGACATAGCATTCAACATCAAATCCAAAATCCTCTTTGAAATTGCCTTTGTGCGTTGCCTTGGACGGTTTAACTCCCCATCTTGCGGTAGCGGCTTTTTTTGCTCTTTCCCTTCTTTCTTCAGGCGACATCATTTCAGCCAACACCTTAGCACCCTTTGCTTTTCCTGATATACTCTCGCTCATGCTAGCATCCTCCTTCAATAATATGCTTGCATTTTACTCCAAAGCAAATATATAATGCAAGCATAAAATAACATTCGATGCTAGCAAATAACTCTTGACAATGCTTGATCGGTCAAGTATAATTTAATCATGAACAAGTTAAGCATAACCAAACAAAAGCAGGTAATTGCCTCTCTGGTAGAAGGTAACTCTATCCGCGCCACTGTCCGTATGACCGGCGTGGCGAAGAATACTGTGGTAAAGCTCCTTGCGGATGTCGGCAAGGCATGTGGTATGGTGATGTCTATACATGGACTTCGATAGATGCAGACACAAAGCTTGTTCCTTCTTGGTATGTCGGCAGGCGTGATTATCATTCTGCCCGCGTTTTCATACAGGATTTAGCTGATCGCCTTGCAAACAGGGTTCAGCTTACCACAGACGGCCACAGGCCATACTTACAGGCAGTTGAAGAGGCTTTCGGTAGAAATATAGACTATGCAATGCTGGTAAAGCTCTATGGCAATGAAGGCGATAGGGGAGCTACAGCTAAATACAGCCCCGCACAATGCACAGGAGAGATCAAGGAGAGGATACAGGGCAAACCCGATATGGAGCATGTCTCCACGAGCTACGTCGAAAGACAGAACCTTACAATGCGTATGAGCATGAGAAGGTTTACCAGACTTACAAACGCTTTCTCAAAGAAGGTCGAGAACCTTGAACATGCTGTTGCCCTTCACTTCATGTATTACAACTTCTGCCGGATACATCAGACATTGAGAGTAACACCGGCAATGGAGGCAGGGGTTACGGATCATGTGTGGGATATCGAGGATATTCTTTCTCTGTTATAAATCTATTTAATTAATTTCAACTTTTTCATGTCTTCGATTGACCAACCAATAACGTCGAGCAAGCCCTTTAAGAGGTTTGGCCCATAGGTTTTTCTGGGATGATAGTGAATCGTGACTCGATTTCTTGTTTGGGGATGAAGATACACGTGGACTGCACCAGAACTTTCGTCTTTAACATATCCATATTTTTTTAAGGCTCTTACAATATCATCAGCAGTTAAGTTTTTTAATTGATCCCAATACTTGGGTTCGTAATTCATCCCTTTGTGGGATTAAACTGTAACCAAGATATTTTGGGTATGTTGAGGAGGACAAAAATATCGCGTAGAAGGCTGTTGTTCCTTTTCTTCTACACATATTTGTAATGGAATGGGTTCGCCATGCTTCATAAGAGACTTTATATAGAGAGTTATGGCTGTTTGAACATTCTCTAATGCTTCTTGTTCTGTCTCTCCATCAACATGAACACCTCTAAGTGCAGGACAAAATGCATGATAACTTGCACCATCCCTCTCGATGCAAATATCTACCGAAATTATTACTTTTTTCTTTTTAAACATTTGTTTAATCACAGTTTCATAAATTTCTTAATGTTGCTGTGCTTGACTAAATTATAGTATGGGTATTGTATTTGTCAATGAGGTTTATAGACCTATAAGATCATTTAATAATATATTATATATTATCGCTTGCTTATGCAATAAAAAGGAGGCATTTATGCAGATGGATAAAGCTCAGAAAATCAGGAAGGCATGGGGAAATAAGCCATGTCCTCATCCAACTTTTGACAAGGAATATTGTCTTGGCTCAGACACAGGGGACTACATTTGCATCCAATGTGGGAGATCATTCACAAAGGAAGAAAAGAATCAGATTGAAGCCAGTAAAAAATAAATCAAACTGACCCACTACCCAAATCTCTTATTCACAGCGGATGGCTTTTCTACAGGACTTGGATTATAAAGAATAAAGATAGTTATTTACAGAAATAGTATTTTTATGCTATTTTGTCAAATGCTTGTTAAAGTTGATGAAAATCCAACGCGGCAAAATATCATAACGCTCCTGAAAAAAAACGGGGGCATGACCATCGAGGAGCTGAGCAAGAAGATAAGCATTACCCCCATGGGCATCAGGCAGCATCTTCTTTCCCTTGAAAAAAAAGGACTTGTCAGCTATACCGCAAAAAAACACGGCATCGGAAGACCTGGTTTTGTCTATACGCTCACGGAATCGGCGGATGAACTTTTCCCAAAAACATACGACCGGTTAGCTCTCGATATTCTTAAGCAGGTCAAGAAAAACGAAGGACAGGAAAAAATCAACAAAATCTTCGTCTGGCGGCGGGACAAAGTTCTCCGGCAGAAAAAAGAGGCTCTGTCCGGGCTCACCGGGATCGATGAGCTCATGCACGGCCTGAAGGATCTCCTTATATCAGAGGGATATGTCGCTGATCTTGAAAAAGAGGCTGACCGCTACATTCTCAAGTCCTACAACTGTCCTATCAGAAAAGTAGCTGCCGAGTTCAATGAAGCCTGCCTGGAGGAACTTCAGCTTTTCAGAGAGCTCTTGAACCGCAATGTATCAATGGAGCAGTGCATGGGCCAGGGAGGCCCGTCCTGCGTCTTTTCAATCCCCAGCGCTTAATCTGCCTTTCTATTACTCTTTTTTTGCCTGCTTCAACAGCGAGACCAGTCTTTTCATCTGCGTTTTCTCATGGGCTGCCGTCACAACGATCCTTATCCTCGGCTCTTTAACCGTAGGCGGCCGGATAGCAGGCACATAAACTCCGTGCCCGAAAAGGAACTGCGAAATCCTGACAGCCTCCTTAATTGAAGCGGTCCTGATCGGGATAATGGGTGTCTCACTCAACAGATTGTCGTACCCGATGGCATGAAGGGCTTTTATAAGATATTCCCTGTTTGACCAGAGTTTCTGTACACAGCCCCGGTCATTTCTGGTCATCGAAACGGCAACATTGGCAGCGGCAATGACCGCAGGCGGGAGAGCGGTTGAAAAGAGCAGACTGCGTGCCCTGTTAGAGATCCATTGCATGACAGTATCGCTCCCGGCAGCAAAGGCGCCGAAAGCACCCAATGCCTTTGAAAAGGTGCCTATCTGTATGATCCACGGTTCCGGTCTTATGCTGAAGTGTGCAAGCGCGCCTCTGCCCCTGCCGAGCACGCCCGTGCCGTGAGCATCATCAAGATAGAGAAGCAATGAGTGATTCGTGCTGATGCGTGACGAGTTAACAGAATTACAAAGATCATAAAGATCTCTTAAGGGGGCGATATCTCCATCCATACTGAAGACCGTGTCAGTGGCAATGATCTTCCTGCCCGCAGTCTTGCAGTTCTTCATGAGTGTTTGAAGATGTCTGACATCCTTGTGCCTGTACACAACGGTCTTTGCCCTGCTCAGCCTGCAGCCGTCTATGATGCTGGCGTGGTTCAGCGCATCGCTGAAGATCACATCTCCCTCATCGGCAAGGGCCGGTATAATGCCGGTATTTGCAGCATATCCTGAGTTGAAAATAACCGCAGCCTCCACTCTCTTCCACGCTGCAATGCTCTTTTCGAGCTTATCATGCAGAAGCGTTCCGCCGGCAAGAAGCCGGGAGGCACCGGCACCAAACCCGTATTGTTGCATTGCCAGAGCTGCCGCCCTGACAAGATCAGGATGATCCGCAAGGCCGAGGTAGTCATTTGAAGCGAAATTGACGAACTTCTTTCTGCCGATGGCTATTACCGGCCCCTGGCCGGATGCCCTTGCAAGTATCTGCCGGAAAAGCCCCTGCTCCTTCAATGCCTTGATATCTTCCTCGAACATGGCCTGATAGTATCACACATTCGATACAGGGGATTAAAGTCTTTCATCTGCCGCTGCTGTCAGGAACGGAGATGACGTCTAACCTGTTACAAATAATACTTTTTTATAGCGCAGTATCCATTCTTGCGATATAATGGGTTCACATCTTCAACCATGCATATTCACGGGAGAGGGGTCTGTGTATCTCCTGAAAGGACAAGGATGACCATGCAACCAAAACGTATTGGTGAGCGTCTTATCGAAGCAGGTCTCATCACTGAGGCTCAACTGAAGATCGCACTTGAAGAGCAGAAGAAAACAGGAGAACTGCTCGGCGCCATCTGCTTCGGGCTCGGCTTTATAAGCCAGACGGACCTGTTCACCGTACTCTCAATGGTGCACGGAAGCGACCAGCAGAAGAAAGAGCCCGGTGACAGTGCCAATATTCCCGACGATCTCGACGATATAGTCAAACAGAGCACCTCAGCGCTCAGGACCTTCGAGCGGGAAGCCAACAGGCCTGGCGATGTTTCCATAGCACCGGTTGTCAGACTGGTTGACAGGATCATCACTACCGCGCTGCAGAAGGGAGCAACCGACATCCATATCGGGCCTGATGCCAAGGGCACACGCGTTCGCTTCAGAGTAGACGGTCTGCTGCAGCATGGCATGTATCTGCCAAAGGAAATTCTGGCAGCCCTTGTTTCGAGAATAAAGATCCTGGGAGCCATGAACATTGCGGAAAACAGGGTGCCCCAGGACGGAGCAACAGAATTCGCCTGGAAATCAAAGGTGCTCGATCTCAGAATTTCAACCTTTCCTATTCTGGGCGGCGAGAACATCGTGATCAGGATACTCGACAAATCCCGCCTTCTCCTGGGCCTTGAGAACCTCGGGTTCATGAAAGAAGACATCGAGTTGCTGAACAGGTCGCTTGTCATGCCCTATGGTCTGATCCTCGTGACCGGACCGACAGGCTCAGGAAAGACCACAACGCTCTATTCGCTCCTCTCTATCATCAACAGCGTGTACAAAAATATCTTCACCATAGAGGACCCTATCGAATATCAGCTGCCTCTTGTGCGGCAGTCACAGGTGAACATCAAGGCAGGACTCACCTTTGCTACCGGCCTGCGGTCCATACTGAGGCAGGACCCTGACGTTATCCTGGTTGGCGAGATGCGTGATGTAGAGACCGCAGAACTTGCGATCCGGTCTTCGCTGACCGGCCACCTGGTCTTCAGCACACTCCATACGAATGATGCAGCATCAAGCCTTCCCAGGATCATTGACATGGGCATTGAGCCCTTCCTGCTTGCATCCACGGTTGATACGATCATTGCCCAGCGGCTCGTCCGCCTTCTCTGCGAGAAATGCAGGGAAGCATATACCCCTCCGCCCGAGATGGTGAAGCGGTTTATCCCCCCCAGTGGGGGACTTGAACCCTCGATCACCAAAGATACAGTGCTGTACCGGGCTAAAGGCTGTCCTGAATGCAGCGACACCGGATACCGCGGCAGAACCGTTATTTACGAAATATTCAAGATGAACGAAGAACTCAGAA belongs to Nitrospirota bacterium and includes:
- a CDS encoding adenosylhomocysteinase, which produces MAATDYVIADIKLADWGRKEIKIAETEMPGLMAIREEYAKSQPLKGARITGSLHMTIQTAVLIETLTALGAQVRWASCNIFSTQDHAAAAIAAGGTPVFAVKGESLPEYWDYTHRIFEWPDGGYSNMILDDGGDATLLLHLGARAEKDIKVLDKPDSEEATVLFASIKEKLKQDPKWYSTRLAQIKGVTEETTTGVHRLYQMHEKGELKIPAINVNDSVTKSKFDNLYGCRESLVDGIKRATDVMVAGKIAVVCGYGDVGKGSTQALRALSAQVWVTEIDPICALQAAMEGYRVVTMDYACDKADIFVTATGNFHVIDHQHLVKMKDQAIVCNIGHFDSEINVASLEKYPWEEIKPQVDHIILPSGNRIILLAKGRLVNLGCATGHPSYVMSSSFANQTIAQIELWTESQKGSNKYPVGVHTLPKHLDEKVARLQLKKLNAQLTTLTDAQAAYIGVPLNGPYKTEHYRY
- a CDS encoding methionine adenosyltransferase, with translation MPKKNYFFTSESVTEGHPDKIADQISDSVLDAIIAQDPVARVACETLVTTGLAFVAGEISTSCYVHIPDIVRETIKNIGYTRAKYGFDYETCSVITSIDQQSGDIAMGVDTGGAGDQGLMFGFACNETPELMPMPIMLAHKIAMKLSEVRKQDLLGYLRPDGKSQVTIEYRDGKPFRIDTIVVSSQHSPDVHMKEMREDIIEKVIKTVVPHELLDEETVKYYINPTGRFVVGGPMGDTGLTGRKIIVDSYGGVGSHGGGAFSGKDPTKVDRSGAYISRYIAKNIVAAGIADRVEVQLAYAIGVPEPVSILVDTHETGKIEEEKIAELIRNNFNLTPKGIIDHLQLRRPIYKKTAAYGHFGKTDPDFTWENTDKAETLKKEAGL
- a CDS encoding complex I NDUFA9 subunit family protein is translated as MIFIAGASGFAGGHLSDFLLAKGHKLKCLARSKRALTALAEKGAEVIPGDITQAVSLQGVLRSDDIVIHLVGIIEERGDATFQSIHVEGTKNLVKEAQRAGVKHFFYQSALGSDISSWSGYLKTKAEAEEIVKQSGIAYTIFRPSLIIGPWDGFTKKIMDMLKFSPVVPLPGEGKAKFQPIYIKDWLTCIGRVIDDPARYSGTFDIGGPEHLAYREIVENLSKAMGHRRPTFSIPMGFMKLSTSILERFLPSPPVTSDQLRLLEQDNICDLDAVERHFGFMPKKFADALQEFMP
- a CDS encoding type II toxin-antitoxin system HicA family toxin translates to MNYEPKYWDQLKNLTADDIVRALKKYGYVKDESSGAVHVYLHPQTRNRVTIHYHPRKTYGPNLLKGLLDVIGWSIEDMKKLKLIK
- a CDS encoding type II toxin-antitoxin system HicB family antitoxin translates to MFKKKKVIISVDICIERDGASYHAFCPALRGVHVDGETEQEALENVQTAITLYIKSLMKHGEPIPLQICVEEKEQQPSTRYFCPPQHTQNILVTV
- a CDS encoding winged helix-turn-helix transcriptional regulator; the protein is MLVKVDENPTRQNIITLLKKNGGMTIEELSKKISITPMGIRQHLLSLEKKGLVSYTAKKHGIGRPGFVYTLTESADELFPKTYDRLALDILKQVKKNEGQEKINKIFVWRRDKVLRQKKEALSGLTGIDELMHGLKDLLISEGYVADLEKEADRYILKSYNCPIRKVAAEFNEACLEELQLFRELLNRNVSMEQCMGQGGPSCVFSIPSA
- a CDS encoding 8-amino-7-oxononanoate synthase, with product MFEEDIKALKEQGLFRQILARASGQGPVIAIGRKKFVNFASNDYLGLADHPDLVRAAALAMQQYGFGAGASRLLAGGTLLHDKLEKSIAAWKRVEAAVIFNSGYAANTGIIPALADEGDVIFSDALNHASIIDGCRLSRAKTVVYRHKDVRHLQTLMKNCKTAGRKIIATDTVFSMDGDIAPLRDLYDLCNSVNSSRISTNHSLLLYLDDAHGTGVLGRGRGALAHFSIRPEPWIIQIGTFSKALGAFGAFAAGSDTVMQWISNRARSLLFSTALPPAVIAAANVAVSMTRNDRGCVQKLWSNREYLIKALHAIGYDNLLSETPIIPIRTASIKEAVRISQFLFGHGVYVPAIRPPTVKEPRIRIVVTAAHEKTQMKRLVSLLKQAKKE
- the tadA gene encoding Flp pilus assembly complex ATPase component TadA, giving the protein MTMQPKRIGERLIEAGLITEAQLKIALEEQKKTGELLGAICFGLGFISQTDLFTVLSMVHGSDQQKKEPGDSANIPDDLDDIVKQSTSALRTFEREANRPGDVSIAPVVRLVDRIITTALQKGATDIHIGPDAKGTRVRFRVDGLLQHGMYLPKEILAALVSRIKILGAMNIAENRVPQDGATEFAWKSKVLDLRISTFPILGGENIVIRILDKSRLLLGLENLGFMKEDIELLNRSLVMPYGLILVTGPTGSGKTTTLYSLLSIINSVYKNIFTIEDPIEYQLPLVRQSQVNIKAGLTFATGLRSILRQDPDVILVGEMRDVETAELAIRSSLTGHLVFSTLHTNDAASSLPRIIDMGIEPFLLASTVDTIIAQRLVRLLCEKCREAYTPPPEMVKRFIPPSGGLEPSITKDTVLYRAKGCPECSDTGYRGRTVIYEIFKMNEELRKLVLSKKGSDELFETAIRTGLKTMYAVGIQKAAEGLTSLEEVHSATRTAF